One Candidatus Effluviviaceae Genus I sp. DNA segment encodes these proteins:
- a CDS encoding glutamate mutase L, with the protein MGTLENIRAIVATDCGSTTTKAILIKLVDGEYRLIVRGEAPTTVEAPFEDVTRGVLNAIREVEELSGHTVLDGESIVHPNDGGDRGVDIYLSTSSAGGGLQMMVAGVVKSMTAESAERAALGAGAIVMDVLASNDGRLPHQQIERIRHLRPDMILLSGGIDGGTVTHVVELGQIISAADPRPRLGLGFKLPVIYAGNKDARPEVAKLLEQKTSLFQVENLRPVLERENLGPAREKIHDLFMEHVMAQAPGYDRLMEWTDAPIMPTPGAVGSIIETIAKRQNIEVVGVDIGGATTDVFSVFENTFNRTVSANLGMSYSVSNVLAETGVDNVMRWVPFRLPELEVRNRIKNKMIRPTTVPQTLEDLKVEQAIAREALRLAFEQHKSFAVSLKGVQQERTISDAFNQSASGGTLVNMMDLDLLVGSGGVLSHAPRRQQAAMMLIDGFMPEGVTRLAVDSIFMMPQLGVLAEVHEKAATEVFEKDCLIHLGTLVAPVGATQEGKSCLRIEGTLPGGRTIADDVPFGEMRVIPLAAGESASVKLTPSRGFDVGAGPGRVVEATLTGGVVGLMLDTRGRPFKLPSDEHQRVEKLVKWSRAFNAYPEI; encoded by the coding sequence ATGGGCACGCTTGAGAACATCCGGGCGATCGTCGCCACGGACTGCGGGAGCACCACCACCAAGGCGATCCTCATCAAGCTCGTGGACGGCGAGTATCGCCTCATCGTGCGCGGCGAGGCGCCGACCACCGTCGAGGCGCCGTTCGAGGACGTGACGAGGGGGGTCCTGAACGCGATCCGCGAGGTCGAGGAGCTGTCGGGCCACACGGTCCTCGACGGCGAGTCGATCGTCCATCCGAACGACGGCGGCGACCGCGGCGTGGACATCTACCTCTCGACGTCGAGCGCCGGCGGCGGGCTCCAGATGATGGTGGCCGGGGTGGTGAAGAGCATGACCGCCGAGAGCGCCGAGCGCGCCGCGCTGGGGGCGGGCGCGATCGTGATGGACGTCCTCGCGTCGAACGACGGCCGCCTGCCGCACCAGCAGATCGAGCGCATCCGCCACCTCCGCCCCGACATGATCCTCCTGTCCGGCGGCATCGACGGCGGGACCGTCACGCACGTCGTCGAGCTGGGGCAGATCATCTCGGCGGCCGACCCGAGGCCGAGGCTCGGTCTCGGCTTCAAGCTTCCCGTCATCTACGCCGGCAACAAAGACGCGCGGCCGGAGGTCGCGAAGCTGCTCGAGCAGAAGACGTCGCTCTTCCAGGTGGAGAACCTGCGGCCCGTCCTCGAGCGCGAGAACCTCGGCCCCGCGCGCGAGAAGATCCACGACCTCTTCATGGAGCACGTCATGGCCCAGGCGCCGGGCTACGACAGGCTCATGGAGTGGACCGACGCGCCCATCATGCCGACGCCGGGCGCGGTCGGTTCGATCATCGAGACCATCGCGAAGCGGCAGAACATCGAGGTGGTGGGCGTGGACATCGGCGGCGCCACCACGGACGTGTTCTCGGTCTTCGAGAACACGTTCAACAGGACGGTCTCGGCGAACCTCGGCATGAGCTACTCGGTCTCGAACGTGCTGGCGGAGACCGGCGTGGACAACGTGATGCGGTGGGTGCCGTTTAGGCTGCCCGAGCTCGAGGTGAGGAACCGCATCAAGAACAAGATGATCCGTCCCACGACGGTGCCGCAGACGCTCGAGGACCTCAAGGTCGAGCAGGCCATCGCGAGGGAGGCGCTCCGCCTCGCGTTCGAGCAGCACAAGTCGTTCGCCGTGAGCCTGAAGGGCGTGCAGCAGGAGCGCACGATTTCGGACGCCTTCAACCAGAGCGCCTCGGGCGGGACGCTCGTCAACATGATGGACCTGGACCTTCTCGTCGGATCGGGCGGCGTGCTCTCGCACGCGCCTCGGCGCCAGCAGGCGGCCATGATGCTGATCGACGGGTTCATGCCCGAGGGCGTCACCAGGCTGGCCGTGGACTCGATCTTCATGATGCCGCAGCTCGGTGTGCTCGCCGAGGTGCACGAGAAGGCCGCGACCGAGGTCTTCGAGAAGGACTGCCTCATTCATCTCGGCACGCTCGTGGCGCCGGTGGGCGCGACGCAGGAAGGGAAGAGCTGTCTCCGGATCGAGGGCACCCTCCCGGGCGGCCGAACGATCGCGGACGACGTGCCGTTCGGCGAGATGCGCGTGATCCCGCTGGCCGCCGGCGAGAGCGCGAGCGTGAAGCTCACGCCGTCGCGTGGGTTCGACGTGGGCGCGGGCCCGGGCCGCGTCGTCGAGGCGACGCTCACCGGCGGCGTCGTCGGGCTCATGCTGGACACGCGGGGACGGCCGTTTAAGCTCCCGTCCGACGAGCACCAGAGGGTCGAGAAGCTCGTGAAGTGGTCGAGGGCCTTCAACGCCTATCCCGAGATCTGA